The following are encoded in a window of Flavobacterium sp. WC2421 genomic DNA:
- a CDS encoding SCO family protein, with amino-acid sequence MKSIFSRYRKFLGVFVVLSSIILYLFYTALKPSKTLPIFNPADVNPELVDSTVQYISKYHTIADFSFTNQNGKTITQKDYEGKIYVADFFFTTCGSICPKMTANLFDVQKAILNNPKVMLLSHTVFPEVDSVAALKAYAIKYGVNDSKWNLVTGDKKEIYTMARKSYLAVKMGKPSELYDMVHTENFVLVDAKRRVRGFYDGTKKEDIQKLIEDINFLSNQ; translated from the coding sequence ATGAAATCAATTTTCAGTAGATACCGAAAATTTTTAGGTGTTTTTGTTGTACTATCATCCATTATACTATATTTATTCTATACGGCCCTAAAACCAAGTAAAACACTTCCAATATTTAATCCTGCGGATGTAAATCCTGAACTAGTTGACAGTACGGTGCAGTACATTAGTAAGTACCATACTATTGCCGATTTCTCTTTTACAAATCAAAATGGGAAAACCATTACCCAAAAAGATTATGAAGGGAAAATATATGTGGCTGATTTTTTCTTTACTACTTGCGGTTCTATTTGTCCTAAAATGACCGCCAATTTATTTGATGTTCAAAAAGCCATTCTCAATAACCCAAAAGTAATGTTGCTTTCTCATACTGTATTTCCTGAGGTAGACAGTGTTGCTGCTTTAAAAGCCTATGCTATAAAATATGGTGTTAATGATAGCAAATGGAATTTAGTTACTGGTGATAAAAAGGAAATATACACGATGGCTCGAAAATCATATTTAGCAGTCAAAATGGGAAAGCCAAGTGAATTATACGATATGGTTCACACGGAGAATTTTGTGTTAGTAGATGCTAAACGAAGAGTTCGTGGTTTTTATGACGGTACTAAAAAAGAAGATATTCAAAAGTTAATTGAAGATATTAATTTTTTATCAAACCAATAA
- a CDS encoding SDR family oxidoreductase, which yields MKQISILGCGWLGLPLAKALVEKKFIVKGSTTSVEKLSTLENAEIQPFLLALESESVPDAIPAFFEGSETLIIAIPPKLRGKNKDYSDANNNSFVKKIAGLLPSLEKSSVQQLLFISSTAVYGEANAVVDEHTKPIPVTESGKQLLAIEELLVENTHFKTTILRFGGLIGNDRHPARFLAGKENVDNPEAPINLIHQDDCIGIILKIIETNIWGDTFNAVTPFHPSREEYYTQKALEDNLVPPQFNHEKGSVGKTILSDKLEQTLHYSFAIKQL from the coding sequence ATGAAACAAATTAGCATTCTAGGTTGTGGTTGGTTGGGTTTGCCTTTGGCGAAAGCTTTAGTTGAAAAAAAATTTATTGTAAAAGGCTCAACAACTTCAGTAGAGAAACTTTCTACATTAGAAAATGCAGAAATTCAACCTTTTTTGTTGGCTCTTGAAAGCGAAAGCGTTCCTGATGCTATTCCTGCTTTTTTTGAAGGAAGTGAAACACTTATCATTGCCATTCCGCCCAAATTAAGAGGAAAGAACAAGGATTATTCGGATGCCAATAACAATTCATTTGTGAAAAAAATAGCAGGTCTTTTACCTTCACTCGAAAAGTCTTCTGTTCAACAGCTCTTGTTTATTAGTTCAACAGCTGTTTATGGCGAGGCCAATGCTGTAGTTGATGAACATACAAAACCGATACCCGTAACTGAAAGTGGCAAACAATTACTAGCAATAGAAGAATTATTAGTAGAGAATACTCATTTTAAAACGACCATTTTGCGTTTTGGAGGTTTAATTGGCAATGATCGTCATCCTGCCCGATTTCTAGCTGGGAAAGAAAATGTTGACAATCCTGAAGCACCTATCAATCTAATTCATCAAGATGACTGTATTGGTATTATCTTGAAAATTATTGAAACTAATATTTGGGGCGACACCTTCAATGCAGTTACTCCATTTCATCCTTCAAGAGAAGAATATTATACTCAAAAAGCATTAGAAGATAACTTAGTCCCACCACAGTTCAATCACGAAAAAGGGTCGGTAGGAAAAACGATATTAAGTGATAAATTAGAACAAACACTTCATTATTCATTTGCAATAAAACAGTTATAG
- a CDS encoding M28 family peptidase — protein sequence MMPQWTSNDAVPLSEFSTNRAFTQVEAISKQPHYVGSTNHEKVAEYLQQELHKLGLETSIQEGYTLTDWGNLVKSKNILARIKGTQNTKALLLLTHYDSAPHSSSRGASDAGSGVATILESVRAFLYAKTPHKNDVIILFSDAEELGLNGAALFVTEHQWAKEIGLVLNFEARGSSGPSYMLMETNGGNAELVKEFAAAGAPMPVTNSLMYSIYKMLPNDTDLTVFREKGNIQGYNFAFIDDHYNYHTAQDDSSHLNKNTLAHQGSYLMPILHYFSNADLNSTQIANDDIYFTIPYTFIHYPFSWVLPMLFIALLLFMFLIFIGIAKRILTFSEIIKGFVPLLGSILTAGLVTFFGWKGLLMVYPQYTDLLNGFTYNGHAYIVAFVLLSLAICFAFYQKLSVNKRTMNHYVAPLFLWLVINGFIAFYLQGAGFLIIPVYFGIFVFGIFIITQKSSLLLNLILIIPALLLIAPFIQMFPIGLGLKILFGSAILTALTFALLLPVFGTFVKKGRWAVVFLLLSIGFFAKAHYESGYEKGKAKSNSLVYIYDADKNKAHWVTYDKNLDVWTKSYLGENPKHATSWAETPLFSKYDSQFTYATETPVKELAKPTIEFLKDSVGGNHRYFKIKISPNRTVNRYDIFANEKIVFYDFKANGAKQLEQNGSKMNRNGKKILSYYVVNNEPLEMQFAIDKSGLFDMQLLESSFDLMSNPLFKMTPRAPWMMPTPFVLNDAVVIKERIKPSPKVIEVPIIIETIKTVQRTPVLKVKDSLSVEQ from the coding sequence ATGATGCCACAATGGACTTCTAATGATGCCGTTCCACTATCTGAATTTTCAACTAATAGAGCTTTCACTCAAGTAGAAGCGATTTCAAAACAACCCCATTATGTAGGCTCGACCAATCACGAAAAAGTCGCTGAATACTTGCAACAAGAACTACATAAATTAGGACTAGAAACATCTATACAAGAAGGATATACCTTAACTGACTGGGGAAACTTAGTTAAATCTAAAAATATCTTAGCTCGAATAAAAGGGACTCAAAATACAAAAGCCTTATTATTGCTTACCCATTACGACAGTGCCCCACATTCGTCTTCTCGTGGCGCCAGTGATGCTGGTTCTGGGGTAGCTACAATTTTAGAAAGTGTACGTGCTTTTTTATATGCGAAAACACCTCATAAAAATGATGTTATTATTCTTTTTTCGGATGCCGAAGAATTGGGTTTAAACGGAGCCGCTCTTTTTGTAACAGAACACCAATGGGCAAAAGAAATTGGATTGGTTCTAAATTTTGAGGCGCGAGGTTCTTCAGGACCTAGTTACATGCTTATGGAAACAAACGGGGGTAACGCTGAGTTAGTAAAAGAATTTGCTGCTGCGGGGGCACCAATGCCAGTAACCAACTCTTTGATGTACAGTATTTATAAAATGCTTCCTAACGATACTGATTTAACTGTTTTTAGAGAAAAAGGAAACATTCAAGGGTATAATTTTGCATTTATTGATGATCACTATAATTACCATACCGCTCAAGATGATAGTAGCCATTTAAATAAAAACACATTGGCACATCAGGGAAGTTACTTGATGCCCATATTGCATTACTTTTCGAATGCGGACTTAAACAGCACTCAAATTGCAAATGACGATATCTATTTCACCATTCCTTACACCTTTATACATTACCCTTTTAGCTGGGTTTTACCAATGTTATTCATAGCATTACTTCTTTTTATGTTTTTAATTTTTATAGGAATTGCTAAAAGAATTTTAACTTTTTCAGAAATCATAAAAGGATTTGTCCCCCTTTTAGGTTCAATACTAACTGCTGGATTGGTGACCTTTTTTGGATGGAAAGGACTCTTGATGGTGTACCCGCAGTACACTGATTTACTCAATGGCTTTACCTACAATGGACATGCTTATATTGTTGCCTTTGTGTTATTAAGCTTGGCCATTTGTTTTGCATTTTATCAAAAATTATCTGTTAATAAAAGGACGATGAACCATTATGTAGCTCCTTTGTTCCTGTGGCTTGTTATTAATGGATTTATTGCTTTCTATTTACAAGGCGCTGGATTTTTAATTATTCCTGTATATTTTGGAATTTTTGTTTTTGGAATTTTTATCATCACACAAAAATCGAGTCTACTTTTAAACCTTATTTTAATTATCCCTGCTTTATTGTTGATTGCGCCCTTTATTCAAATGTTCCCTATAGGATTAGGGTTGAAAATTCTTTTTGGAAGTGCGATTCTTACGGCATTAACTTTTGCATTGTTATTACCAGTTTTTGGGACTTTTGTTAAAAAGGGAAGATGGGCAGTTGTCTTTTTATTACTTTCTATCGGATTTTTTGCGAAAGCACACTACGAATCAGGCTATGAAAAAGGCAAAGCCAAATCGAACAGTTTGGTTTACATTTATGACGCAGATAAAAATAAAGCCCATTGGGTTACCTATGATAAAAACCTAGATGTTTGGACTAAAAGCTATTTGGGTGAAAACCCAAAACATGCAACTTCTTGGGCTGAAACTCCGTTGTTCAGTAAATACGATTCTCAATTTACTTACGCCACGGAAACGCCTGTGAAAGAATTGGCAAAACCTACCATTGAATTTCTAAAAGACAGTGTAGGTGGAAATCACCGCTATTTTAAAATTAAAATCAGTCCCAATCGTACCGTTAATCGCTATGATATTTTTGCTAATGAAAAAATAGTATTTTATGATTTTAAAGCCAATGGAGCAAAACAACTAGAACAAAATGGATCAAAGATGAATCGCAACGGTAAGAAAATTCTAAGTTATTATGTAGTTAATAACGAACCGCTAGAGATGCAATTTGCCATAGATAAATCAGGGCTGTTTGATATGCAGCTTTTAGAAAGCTCTTTTGATTTAATGTCTAACCCATTATTTAAGATGACTCCAAGGGCGCCCTGGATGATGCCAACTCCCTTTGTTTTAAATGATGCTGTAGTGATTAAAGAAAGAATAAAACCCTCTCCTAAAGTGATTGAAGTTCCAATAATTATAGAGACAATTAAAACGGTCCAAAGAACGCCAGTTTTAAAAGTAAAGGATAGTTTAAGTGTAGAGCAATAA
- a CDS encoding M13 family metallopeptidase, whose translation MKKYFNNTLFFTIPAIFGLATIQAQNVPVHQNPGINVSNMDKSIRSNDDFFRFVNGAWLDKTEIPSDRTSWGSFNELLKKTDKDALAILKEAAKNPKYKFNTDQGKAINLFNSILDTVNRDKQDIIPLLPYLAKIDKIRNSQDLQKVLIEMEPIGGLGFFGVSVGADDKNSSKNALNLGVVRLGLPDKDYYTSEEKDTKEKRQKYELHIARMLQFIGETPEQAKESASAILALEIELSKPRLDRVERRDGRLQYNPMTIAQLQKITPLINWGNYFSGLGFTKLDTVIVSEPKYMKALQTILVENNVTAWKEYMKWTLLNKSTSLLSTTIESANFDFYGKTLTGAIKQRPREERALQTVNGSVGEALGKLYVEKMFPAEAKAKAEKMIRNIIIAYQNRINDLTWMSAETKVKAIEKLSKIAIKIGYPDKWKDYSKLDIKAVTDGGSYFENSKNLARWSFQKDIDKLYKPVDKTEWYMSPQTVNAYYNPSYNEIVFPAAILQPPFYNYQADEAVNYGGIGAVIGHEISHGFDDSGARYNADGNLVDWWTANDLKEFTALGTSLADQYSALEPLPGVHVDGKFTLGENIGDLGGVNAAYDGLQLYLKDNKNPGLIDGFTPQQRFFIAWTTVWRTKSRDEALKNQVKTDPHSPGMYRAYVPIQNVDAFYDAFGIKKGDGMYIEPEKRVKIW comes from the coding sequence ATGAAAAAATATTTCAACAACACTCTTTTCTTTACGATTCCTGCAATTTTTGGATTAGCGACCATTCAGGCTCAAAACGTTCCGGTACATCAAAATCCTGGGATTAATGTTTCAAATATGGACAAAAGCATTCGGTCAAATGATGACTTTTTTAGATTTGTAAATGGAGCTTGGCTAGACAAAACAGAAATTCCAAGTGATAGAACTTCTTGGGGAAGTTTTAATGAATTACTTAAAAAAACGGATAAAGATGCACTTGCCATTTTGAAAGAAGCTGCAAAAAATCCTAAATATAAGTTCAACACAGATCAAGGAAAAGCGATTAATCTTTTCAATTCAATTTTAGACACAGTCAACAGAGACAAACAAGATATCATTCCATTATTACCCTACTTAGCCAAAATAGATAAAATAAGAAACTCTCAAGACCTTCAGAAAGTATTGATTGAAATGGAACCCATTGGTGGCCTTGGTTTTTTTGGAGTAAGTGTAGGAGCTGATGATAAAAACAGTTCTAAAAACGCACTTAACTTAGGAGTAGTTCGATTAGGGTTACCTGATAAAGATTATTATACATCAGAAGAGAAAGACACGAAAGAAAAAAGACAAAAATACGAATTACATATTGCTCGAATGCTACAATTCATAGGAGAAACTCCAGAGCAAGCCAAAGAAAGTGCTAGTGCGATTTTAGCCTTGGAAATTGAATTGTCAAAACCACGTTTAGACAGAGTAGAACGTAGAGACGGAAGATTGCAATACAATCCAATGACTATTGCTCAATTACAAAAAATAACTCCGCTAATAAATTGGGGAAATTATTTTTCAGGTCTTGGTTTTACAAAATTAGACACAGTTATAGTTTCAGAGCCAAAATACATGAAAGCATTGCAAACTATTCTTGTAGAAAATAATGTTACAGCTTGGAAAGAATACATGAAATGGACATTATTAAACAAATCTACTAGCTTACTTTCTACTACAATTGAATCAGCCAATTTTGATTTCTATGGTAAAACATTAACTGGTGCAATTAAGCAACGACCAAGAGAAGAAAGAGCACTACAAACCGTAAATGGATCTGTGGGAGAAGCTTTAGGGAAATTATACGTTGAAAAAATGTTTCCTGCTGAAGCAAAAGCAAAAGCGGAGAAAATGATTAGAAACATTATTATTGCGTATCAAAATCGAATTAATGATTTAACTTGGATGTCAGCAGAAACCAAAGTTAAAGCAATTGAAAAATTAAGTAAGATTGCCATCAAAATTGGATATCCTGACAAATGGAAGGATTACTCCAAATTAGATATTAAAGCAGTTACTGATGGTGGTAGTTATTTTGAAAATTCAAAAAATCTAGCAAGATGGAGCTTTCAAAAAGATATTGACAAACTATACAAACCAGTAGATAAAACGGAATGGTACATGTCACCACAAACGGTAAATGCCTATTACAATCCCTCTTATAATGAAATTGTTTTCCCAGCAGCAATTTTACAACCTCCATTTTATAACTACCAAGCAGATGAAGCCGTAAATTATGGCGGAATAGGCGCCGTTATTGGTCATGAAATTTCTCATGGATTTGATGATTCAGGAGCGCGTTACAATGCTGATGGAAACCTAGTAGACTGGTGGACTGCTAATGATTTAAAAGAATTTACTGCACTAGGAACTTCACTTGCGGATCAATACAGTGCTTTAGAACCTTTACCAGGAGTTCATGTAGATGGTAAATTTACCTTGGGAGAAAACATTGGTGATTTGGGAGGCGTGAATGCAGCTTATGATGGATTACAATTGTATTTAAAAGACAATAAAAACCCAGGTCTTATCGATGGCTTTACACCGCAACAACGTTTCTTTATTGCTTGGACAACAGTTTGGAGAACTAAATCCCGTGATGAAGCCTTAAAAAATCAAGTAAAAACTGATCCGCATTCTCCAGGAATGTATCGTGCTTACGTACCTATCCAAAATGTGGATGCTTTCTATGATGCATTTGGAATAAAAAAAGGAGACGGTATGTATATTGAACCCGAAAAAAGAGTTAAAATCTGGTAA
- a CDS encoding TonB-dependent receptor has translation MKKSLFIILVLTVNIAFAQQIVTGVISDKTNRPIESVKVSVKNTALKTFTDAAGKYSIEVPETYSTLEFTKENYKDQVVEITNDVINITMSLITDVDLFELSLDELMNIEVITASKKPQNQKIAPATIYVVTEKDIIEKGYYDLTSLLENIPGVVPIRTDHFTFGGQRGFLSNFSQTLLLVNGREMQNLFASETFISTQFATHNIKQVEILQGPASALYGANALVGVINIITKNDSSDFNKTEYHTEIGTQGTQSQSIVFGKNFADFRISGSFRYFRSNLWDYKDFIKDTVNFRQAVPTKAFPVNQEFKKRSWSLPYAAKISYKGFYVGIEGYELQGSKGLENISLDYTNQSDFRELALYYAGVEKNITAKLKINSEIQFYKERFWGVNYTFDNVIYDTMVKNGHNPEFPLTEQEIKDNFMMAYSQQSSSGSKRYKGNVQLDYEPSQTLSIIGGYTFDEFDLLGLALSTERLNPSFDETRSIENSMRKPFYRQYKNSLFLQLQKTLFDKLYVTLGGRFDYHNIYKSIFTFRSGLVYTPFQKTSIRFLFGQAFREPNIFELGASSVNNVINELNPAKMNTFELGINQSFTSNLIANVVAYRNTATNFIEPTETGGFVNSGKIINVFGVESQLFYKTGKIRTEISYSYVRKDADEYAGVSTVNLGVYPHRITGGLTYNITEDFTVNSRINYYSEIKAKHGNKDINEILTIPSFSKVDLTFSYTKIKVYDVEIATQLFVTNMFNSQFYQPNIRIGGPKQFLQHGRQLFCNVIVKF, from the coding sequence ATGAAAAAGTCTTTATTTATTATATTGGTTCTCACAGTAAATATTGCATTTGCACAACAAATAGTAACTGGGGTAATAAGTGATAAAACAAACAGGCCTATTGAAAGTGTAAAAGTCAGTGTGAAAAATACGGCCCTAAAAACTTTTACAGATGCCGCTGGTAAGTATTCTATTGAAGTGCCAGAAACGTATAGTACCCTTGAATTCACTAAAGAAAACTATAAAGATCAAGTAGTCGAAATTACCAATGATGTTATAAACATAACTATGTCTTTGATTACTGATGTTGATTTATTTGAACTCAGTTTGGATGAACTAATGAATATTGAAGTGATAACAGCTTCGAAAAAACCACAGAATCAAAAAATTGCACCTGCAACAATTTATGTAGTCACCGAAAAAGATATTATAGAAAAAGGATATTATGATTTAACCAGTTTATTAGAAAACATTCCAGGTGTGGTCCCGATAAGAACTGACCATTTTACTTTTGGAGGACAACGAGGTTTTCTAAGTAATTTTTCACAAACACTACTGTTAGTCAATGGGAGAGAAATGCAAAATTTATTTGCTTCCGAGACTTTTATTTCAACACAATTTGCAACGCATAATATAAAGCAGGTTGAAATTCTGCAAGGTCCTGCATCAGCCCTTTATGGTGCAAATGCTTTGGTTGGTGTAATTAATATTATCACAAAAAATGACTCTTCTGATTTTAATAAAACGGAGTATCACACTGAAATTGGAACACAAGGAACACAATCTCAGAGTATTGTTTTTGGGAAAAATTTTGCTGATTTTCGTATTAGTGGTAGTTTTCGATATTTTCGATCTAACCTTTGGGATTACAAAGACTTTATAAAAGACACCGTAAATTTTAGACAAGCAGTTCCTACTAAAGCATTTCCTGTAAATCAAGAATTTAAAAAGAGAAGTTGGTCACTTCCTTATGCTGCCAAAATTTCTTACAAAGGGTTTTATGTGGGAATTGAAGGGTATGAGCTTCAAGGAAGTAAAGGACTTGAAAACATTTCATTAGATTACACAAATCAAAGTGATTTCCGTGAATTGGCCTTGTATTATGCAGGTGTTGAAAAAAACATTACAGCTAAACTTAAAATTAATTCAGAAATTCAATTTTATAAAGAAAGATTTTGGGGAGTGAACTACACTTTTGATAATGTAATCTATGACACTATGGTAAAAAACGGACATAATCCGGAATTTCCCCTTACTGAACAAGAAATTAAAGACAATTTTATGATGGCTTATTCACAACAATCGAGCTCGGGTTCAAAACGATATAAAGGAAATGTACAATTAGATTATGAACCGAGTCAAACGTTATCTATAATCGGTGGCTATACTTTTGATGAGTTTGATTTATTAGGTTTAGCTCTTTCTACAGAGCGATTAAACCCTAGTTTTGATGAAACACGTTCGATCGAAAATAGTATGCGTAAACCCTTTTATCGTCAGTATAAAAACTCATTATTTTTACAATTGCAAAAAACACTATTTGATAAATTATACGTTACGCTAGGTGGACGATTTGACTATCACAATATTTATAAATCTATTTTTACCTTTCGTAGTGGTTTAGTTTACACCCCTTTTCAAAAAACGTCTATTCGATTTCTTTTTGGGCAGGCTTTCCGTGAACCTAATATTTTTGAACTGGGCGCTTCCTCAGTAAATAATGTTATTAACGAGCTTAATCCAGCTAAGATGAATACTTTCGAACTTGGAATAAATCAATCGTTTACAAGTAATTTGATAGCTAATGTTGTTGCCTATCGAAATACAGCAACAAATTTTATTGAGCCTACAGAAACGGGTGGTTTCGTAAATTCTGGTAAAATAATAAATGTCTTTGGTGTTGAGAGTCAATTATTTTATAAAACAGGAAAAATCAGAACCGAAATAAGTTATTCCTATGTTAGAAAAGATGCTGATGAATATGCAGGTGTTAGCACGGTAAATCTAGGTGTTTATCCACATAGAATAACTGGAGGCTTGACGTATAATATAACAGAGGACTTTACAGTCAATTCTAGAATAAATTATTATTCAGAAATAAAAGCAAAACACGGTAATAAAGACATTAATGAAATACTGACGATCCCCTCTTTTTCTAAAGTTGATCTGACATTTTCGTACACAAAAATAAAAGTCTATGATGTCGAAATTGCTACACAATTGTTTGTTACTAATATGTTTAATTCCCAATTTTACCAACCCAATATAAGAATAGGCGGACCAAAACAATTTTTACAGCATGGAAGACAACTATTTTGCAATGTAATTGTTAAATTTTAA
- a CDS encoding ferrous iron transport protein A — MRTTINSLKKGEKAIIKDFDIDIIPLKLLEMGCLPGNMVELLQIAPFGDPLYLNINGSHLAIRVETANEIEVEMIKIKL; from the coding sequence TTGCGCACCACGATAAATTCACTTAAAAAAGGCGAAAAGGCCATTATCAAAGATTTTGATATTGATATCATTCCATTGAAATTACTTGAAATGGGCTGTTTACCTGGTAATATGGTTGAATTATTGCAAATTGCTCCATTTGGAGACCCATTATATTTAAATATTAATGGTTCTCATTTGGCCATTAGAGTGGAAACAGCAAACGAGATTGAAGTGGAAATGATAAAAATCAAGCTATAA
- a CDS encoding DMT family transporter yields the protein MIKKIQNSFSNKINEIGLPILALCVVCFFWGTTWIASKEGVKHMPALQLAGIRQFIGGLLYVCFFLYKKAPWPKGKQWKTIIILSLLNFALSNGLSTWGVKYISSGLGAIINAVFPLWIVIITFFRGEKLAKQAILGLIVSFGGVCVIFYDHLTDFLQPDFRFGILLSVISTISWAFGSLYTKKKAATFNPYFSLGLQMLISSIFLLTITGATGTGVNITSIPVNSWWAIAYLVIIGSVITFIAFIYMLQKLPPEINSIYAYINPIVAVLLGAFIFGELLTMAIALGGAVTLCGLYMVNHSIRKARKIALENIA from the coding sequence GTGATAAAAAAAATTCAAAATTCATTTTCAAATAAGATTAATGAAATTGGCTTGCCTATTCTAGCACTTTGTGTTGTGTGTTTTTTTTGGGGAACCACTTGGATTGCTTCAAAAGAAGGAGTGAAGCATATGCCTGCTTTGCAATTGGCAGGAATTAGACAGTTCATTGGTGGGTTACTTTATGTTTGTTTTTTTCTTTATAAAAAAGCACCTTGGCCAAAAGGGAAACAGTGGAAAACAATTATCATATTGAGTTTACTTAATTTTGCATTGAGTAACGGTTTGAGTACTTGGGGAGTTAAATATATTAGTAGTGGACTGGGTGCAATTATAAATGCTGTTTTTCCTTTATGGATTGTGATTATTACTTTTTTTAGAGGAGAGAAATTAGCTAAACAGGCTATATTAGGTTTGATAGTAAGTTTTGGTGGTGTTTGTGTTATTTTTTACGATCATCTAACTGATTTCTTGCAGCCTGATTTCAGATTTGGAATTCTACTTTCAGTAATATCTACGATAAGTTGGGCTTTTGGAAGTTTATATACTAAGAAAAAAGCGGCCACTTTTAATCCTTATTTCAGCCTCGGATTACAAATGCTTATTTCCAGTATTTTCCTTTTGACGATTACGGGGGCAACAGGAACGGGGGTGAATATAACATCAATTCCAGTAAATTCTTGGTGGGCAATTGCATATTTGGTAATCATTGGATCGGTTATAACCTTTATTGCATTTATCTATATGCTACAAAAATTGCCGCCTGAAATAAATAGTATTTATGCTTACATTAATCCTATTGTAGCGGTGCTATTAGGTGCATTTATCTTTGGAGAACTACTTACAATGGCCATTGCTTTAGGTGGAGCAGTTACGCTTTGTGGCTTGTATATGGTGAATCATTCGATACGAAAAGCCCGTAAAATAGCCTTGGAAAATATAGCATAA